A region from the Drosophila ananassae strain 14024-0371.13 chromosome 2L, ASM1763931v2, whole genome shotgun sequence genome encodes:
- the LOC6499818 gene encoding diacylglycerol kinase theta isoform X3, with translation MADGGHSFVKKTFHKPTYCHHCSDLLWGLIQQGYICEVCNFIIHERCVSSVVTPCSGIAPCIIKNPVAHCWSEPTHHKRKFCTVCRKRLDETPAVHCLVCEYFAHIECQDFAVPDCTENATYVPGKELLNVKHQHHWREGNLPSTSKCAYCKKTCWSSECLTGYRCEWCGMTTHAGCRVYLPTECNFGILQPIYLPPHSVSIPRTEVPIEAIIGVQVKSKTTLVRDYSCPSPDLSAGSGVPAGGALDLKELLELHRQRREQSKQHFLLSTPPTPTSCGSISLCHSPTPSSMTVGETSNDAEQDPEPEQGQDQQEGEEPEEEMTEHDSALQLTTSTSNVMLGALPKSPSANSSLHLLYTSIFRKLGQGKRRRKRGSDGGGISPSEDEDDVDGGVCDISGGDLSDDYDHCDVALRRRSLRSRHQRDVSETDYHGDAEADAEGETAPRESCYETSDTGGELTNTDDLDSSLNLISNLSYNSSNNSHTSNAPGGGAPAHPLATTTAPGKSGHALSVQGGRQQPKTGALAHAKPKPKPMSHMHKAQGKGGSLSSPLSNSNSSDCSSASPSVPPTLLQLSPVGRSKSFQESAGTTAISRYKKYGRGLFQRRRSKRSPKNASAVPGGKSNYSLDRLSQNIEITIQDEDGNYQPYDDNYHMLARRLDATDVDDDVGFDDLYLDDRPIGGASDDLAAFAGDISDGGASSRSRASDASDGHVLGRLLRHVRQGLSVGWRKPRYQKRRARSISEEFSSGDTPRFKDEESASKTESGHGPSSGGCGASGGTGGGSGGAGGSSTAGASTGGGSTGHYRPESGGHKSDKSEKDREKKEKEREEKDIEMIKVFDGNNSFRRQQYRVIIVQRTYTLEQLLTTALRAFHITRDPQAFYLTDLYAPAGMEDAPLLDPTPVLNLTHLEGKRPAMYLRFHDRDRGHVRVYPGKLQCSMLEDPYVSVPVDNSTVIKDLIRDALDKFGLQDNQIQDYRCSEVLLDRGVTERILSWNERPWDIMKQLGKDSIRQMELMRFYMQHKQDPHGPNIALFVGNLPTGLSQRNYEQILNKYVTDENKFTSIGPIYYEYGSVVLTFEDSQKAVRAFYNLRETIIEDKKLLVLLLPNIEPSMVPSDVRPLLVFVNVKSGGCQGLELISSFRKLLNPYQVFDLDNGGPLPGLYVFRQITNYKILVCGGDGTIGWVLQCLDNVGQDSECSSPPCAIVPLGTGNDLARVLCWGSGYTGGEDPLNLLRDVIEAEEIRLDRWTVVFHPEDKPEEPAMKAPSQTTGGAQNEDNSQIFVMNNYFGIGIDADLCLDFHNAREENPNQFNSRLRNKGYYVKMGLRKIVGRKAVKDLHKELRLEVDGKIVDLPPVDGIIILNILSWGSGANPWGPDKDDHFTTPNHYDGMLEVVGVTGVVHLGQIQSGIRTAMRIAQGGHIKIHLNTDMPVQVDGEPWIQSPGDVVVLKSALKATMLKKNKLKMKRRNTEPTMMVAGSSAPPLSLALPPSVGEVGVAGEGAEAGDGGTNNTDF, from the exons ATGGCGGATGGTGGGCATTCATTCGTAAAGAAGACGTTTCATAAGCCAACATACTGTCACCACTGCTCGGATCTGCTCTGGGGCCTCATCCAGCAGGGATATATCTGCGAGG TTTGCAACTTTATCATCCACGAACGATGTGTCAGCAGCGTGGTAACGCCCTGTTCCGGCATTGCTCCATGCATTATAAAG AATCCCGTTGCCCATTGTTGGTCCGAGCCAACTCATCACAAGAGAAAATTCTGCACAGTTTGCCGTAAGCGATTGGATGAAACGCCAGCGGTGCATTGTTTAG TCTGCGAATATTTCGCGCATATTGAGTGCCAAGATTTTGCCGTGCCCGATTGCACCGAGAACGCCACATATGTGCCCGGCAAGGAGCTGCTTAATGTGAAGCACCAG CACCACTGGCGAGAGGGCAATCTTCCATCAACGTCCAAATGCGCCTACTGCAAGAAAACCTGTTGGTCCTCGGAATGTCTCACTG GCTATCGCTGCGAGTGGTGTGGCATGACGACCCATGCCGGATGTCGCGTGTACCTGCCAACCGAATGTAATTTTGGTATTCTACAACCTATCTACTTACCTCCGCACTCAGTCTCGATTCCGCGCACCGAGGTGCCCATCGAGGCCATCATCGGCGTCCAGGTCAAGTCGAAGACGACGCTCGTGCGTGACTACTCGTGTC CCAGTCCGGATTTGAGCGCCGGATCCGGAGTGCCAGCTGGTGGGGCGCTGGACCTGAAGGAGCTACTCGAGCTCCACAGGCAGCGACGCGAGCAATCGAAACAACATTTTCTCCTTTCCACGCCACCCACGCCCACATCCTGCGGCTCCATCTCGCTCTGCCACTCGCCCACCCCCTCCTCGATGACAGTCGGCGAGACGAGCAACGATGCGGAGCAGGACCCGGAACCGGAACAGGGGCAAGATCAGCAGGAGGGAGAGGAGCCAGAGGAGGAGATGACGGAGCACGACAGTGCCTTGCAGCTGACCACCTCCACCTCGAATGTGATGTTGGGTGCCCTGCCAAAGTCGCCCTCGGCGAACTCCTCGCTGCACCTGCTCTACACGAGCATCTTCCGGAAGCTGGGCCAGGGAAAGCGACGACGCAAGAGGGGCTCCGACGGGGGAGGCATCTCGCCCAGCGAAGACGAGGACGACGTGGATGGCGGAGTCTGTGATATAAGCGGTGGCGATCTCAGCGACGACTATGACCACTGCGATGTGGCGTTGCGACGGCGTTCGTTGCGCTCCCGGCATCAGCGGGACGTCAGCGAAACGGACTACCACGGTGATGCTGAGGCGGACGCAGAGGGTGAGACTGCGCCGCGGGAGAGCTGCTACGAGACCTCGGACACGGGTGGCGAGCTGACCAACACCGACGACCTCGACAGCAGCCTGAATCTGATCAGCAACCTTAGCTATAATAGTAGTAATAACAGCCACACCTCCAATGCCCCGGGAGGTGGGGCGCCAGCACATCCCCTTGCCACCACCACTGCCCCGGGAAAGTCCGGACACGCCTTGAGCGTCCAGGGAGGACGCCAGCAACCCAAGACTGGGGCTCTGGCCCACGCCAAGCCCAAGCCCAAGCCCATGAGCCACATGCACAAGGCCCAGGGCAAAGGGGGCTCTCTCAGCTCCCCCCTCTCGAATTCCAACTCCAGCGACTGCTCCTCCGCCTCGCCATCCGTGCCGCCCACTCTGCTGCAACTCTCGCCCGTGGGTAGGAGCAAATCCTTCCAGGAATCGGCCGGCACGACGGCTATCTCCCGTTACAAGAAGTACGGGCGTGGCCTTTTCCAGCGGCGCCGCTCGAAGAGATCGCCCAAGAACGCCTCGGCGGTGCCGGGGGGCAAGAGCAATTACAGCCTAGACCGGCTGTCGCAGAACATCGAGATCACCATCCAGGACGAGGATGGCAACTACCAGCCGTACGACGACAACTATCACATGTTGGCGCGCCGCCTCGATGCCACGGATGTGGACGACGATGTCGGTTTCGACGATCTCTATCTGGACGACCGGCCGATCGGTGGGGCCAGCGACGACCTGGCCGCCTTTGCCGGGGACATCAGCGACGGGGGGGCCAGCAGCCGGTCGCGGGCGAGTGACGCCAGCGATGGCCATGTCCTGGGCCGGCTGCTCCGCCACGTGCGGCAGGGTCTCTCCGTTGGCTGGCGCAAGCCGCGCTACCAGAAGCGCAGAG CACGGAGCATATCCGAGGAGTTCAGCAGCGGCGACACTCCGCGATTCAAGGACGAGGAATCGGCCAGCAAAACCGAGTCGGGTCATGGGCCAAGCAGCGGAGGTTGTGGCGCCAGCGGAGGAACTGGTGGCGGATCTGGGGGAGCAGGCGGCTCGTCCACTGCTGGGGCATCAACTGGAGGTGGGTCCACTGGCCACTACAGACCCGAATCCGGCGGCCACAAGTCGGACAAGTCGGAGAAGGATCGCGAGAAGAAGGAAAAAGAGCGCGAGGAAAAGGATATAG AGATGATCAAGGTCTTTGATGGCAATAACTCATTCCGACGCCAGCAGTACCGGGTGATCATCGTACAACGCACATACACGCTGGAGCAGCTGCTGACCACCGCCCTGCGGGCATTCCACATCACCCGCGACCCGCAGGCCTTCTATCTGACCGACCTATACGCCCCCGCCGGCATGGAGGATGCTCCCCTGCTTGACCCCACGCCCGTGCTCAATCTGACGCACCTGGAGGGCAAGCGACCGGCTATGTACCTGCGGTTCCACGATCGCGATCGTGGCCATGTCCGCGTCTATCCCGGCAAGCTGCAGTGCTCGATGCTGGAGGATCCCTATGTCAGTGTTCCTGTAGATAATAGCACCGTTATTAAGGATTTGATTCGCGATGCCCTGGACAAGTTCGGGTTGCAGGATAACCAGATACAGGACTACAG GTGTTCGGAGGTACTACTAGATCGTGGTGTCACTGAACGCATCCTGTCGTGGAACGAACGGCCCTGGGATATTATGAAGCAGCTGGGCAAGGACTCGATTCGCCAAATGGAGCTGATGCGCTTCTACATGCAGCACAAGCAGGATCCGCATGGCCCCAATATCGCGCTATTCGTGGGCAATCTACCCACAGGACTCTCGCAGCGCAACTACGAGCAGATCCTCAACAAGTATGTGACCGACGAGAACAAGTTCACTAGCATTGGACCCATCTACTATGAGTACGGATCCGTGGTGCTTACCTTCGAAGACTCCCAGAAGGCG GTTCGCGCCTTTTACAATCTTCGCGAGACGATCATCGAGGACAAGAAACTTctggtcctgctcctgccGAACATCGAGCCCAGCATGGTGCCCTCCGATGTCCGGCCACTGCTGGTCTTTGTCAACGTCAAGTCCGGCGGCTGCCAGGGCCTGGAGCTGATCTCCAGCTTCAGGAAGCTTTTGAATCCGTATCAGGTCTTCGATTTGGACAATGGGGGTCCTCTTCCAGG TTTGTACGTGTTCCGGCAGATAACCAACTATAAGATCCTGGTTTGTGGAGGCGATGGCACCATCGGATGGGTGCTCCAATGCCTCGATAATGTTGGCCAGGACTCTGAGTGCTCTAGTCCACCTTGCGCCATAGTTCCTTTGGGAACAG GTAACGATTTGGCTCGCGTTTTGTGCTGGGGCTCCGGCTATACCGGCGGCGAGGATCCCTTGAATCTGCTCCGCGACGTTATTGAGGCCGAGGAGATTCGTTTGGACCGCTGGACGGTTGTCTTCCATCCGGAGGACAAGCCCGAGGAGCCGGCCATGAAGGCGCCCTCGCAAACAACCG GTGGTGCCCAAAACGAGGACAACTCGCAGATCTTCGTGATGAATAACTACTTTGGCATCGGCATCGATGCGGATCTCTGCCTGGACTTTCACAATGCCCGCGAGGAGAATCCCAACCAGTTCAACTCCCGGCTGCGCAACAAGGGATACTACGTGAAGATGGGGCTGCGCAAGATTGTCGGCCGCAAGGCGGTCAAGGATCTGCACAAGGAGCTCCGCCTGGAGGTCGATGGCAAGATTGTGGATCTGCCACCAGTCGATGGCATCATTATCTTGAACATACTAAG CTGGGGCAGCGGAGCTAATCCCTGGGGTCCCGACAAGGATGACCACTTCACCACGCCCAACCACTACGATGGAATGCTGGAGGTGGTGGGCGTTACTGGTGTCGTTCACTTGGGTCAAATTCAATCCGGAATCCGTACGGCCATGCGCATAGCTCAG GGTGGCCATATTAAGATACACCTGAACACCGATATGCCCGTTCAGGTGGATGGTGAGCCTTGGATTCAGAGTCCTGGAGACGTGGTCGTCCTCAAGTCGGCCCTCAAG GCCACCATGTTGAAAAAGAACAAGCTGAAAATGAAACGCCGCAACACGGAACCCACCATGATGGTGGCAGGCTCGTCCGCCCCACCATTGTCCCTCGCCCTGCCGCCCAGTGTCGGTGAGGTGGGCGTGGCCGGTGAGGGCGCCGAGGCTGGCGATGGCGGGACAAACAATACGGATTTCTGA
- the LOC6499818 gene encoding diacylglycerol kinase theta isoform X6: MADGGHSFVKKTFHKPTYCHHCSDLLWGLIQQGYICEVCNFIIHERCVSSVVTPCSGIAPCIIKNPVAHCWSEPTHHKRKFCTVCRKRLDETPAVHCLVCEYFAHIECQDFAVPDCTENATYVPGKELLNVKHQHHWREGNLPSTSKCAYCKKTCWSSECLTGYRCEWCGMTTHAGCRVYLPTECNFGILQPIYLPPHSVSIPRTEVPIEAIIGVQVKSKTTLVRDYSCPRSISEEFSSGDTPRFKDEESASKTESGHGPSSGGCGASGGTGGGSGGAGGSSTAGASTGGGSTGHYRPESGGHKSDKSEKDREKKEKEREEKDIEMIKVFDGNNSFRRQQYRVIIVQRTYTLEQLLTTALRAFHITRDPQAFYLTDLYAPAGMEDAPLLDPTPVLNLTHLEGKRPAMYLRFHDRDRGHVRVYPGKLQCSMLEDPYVSVPVDNSTVIKDLIRDALDKFGLQDNQIQDYRCSEVLLDRGVTERILSWNERPWDIMKQLGKDSIRQMELMRFYMQHKQDPHGPNIALFVGNLPTGLSQRNYEQILNKYVTDENKFTSIGPIYYEYGSVVLTFEDSQKAVRAFYNLRETIIEDKKLLVLLLPNIEPSMVPSDVRPLLVFVNVKSGGCQGLELISSFRKLLNPYQVFDLDNGGPLPGLYVFRQITNYKILVCGGDGTIGWVLQCLDNVGQDSECSSPPCAIVPLGTGNDLARVLCWGSGYTGGEDPLNLLRDVIEAEEIRLDRWTVVFHPEDKPEEPAMKAPSQTTGGAQNEDNSQIFVMNNYFGIGIDADLCLDFHNAREENPNQFNSRLRNKGYYVKMGLRKIVGRKAVKDLHKELRLEVDGKIVDLPPVDGIIILNILSWGSGANPWGPDKDDHFTTPNHYDGMLEVVGVTGVVHLGQIQSGIRTAMRIAQGGHIKIHLNTDMPVQVDGEPWIQSPGDVVVLKSALKATMLKKTKSKRRLTEPHISPAVLSLSVVQQQQQSSPQSQSQSQSQQQLQQQQQQQQQQQQSQQQQLAENGEKESSLALPSGFGST; the protein is encoded by the exons ATGGCGGATGGTGGGCATTCATTCGTAAAGAAGACGTTTCATAAGCCAACATACTGTCACCACTGCTCGGATCTGCTCTGGGGCCTCATCCAGCAGGGATATATCTGCGAGG TTTGCAACTTTATCATCCACGAACGATGTGTCAGCAGCGTGGTAACGCCCTGTTCCGGCATTGCTCCATGCATTATAAAG AATCCCGTTGCCCATTGTTGGTCCGAGCCAACTCATCACAAGAGAAAATTCTGCACAGTTTGCCGTAAGCGATTGGATGAAACGCCAGCGGTGCATTGTTTAG TCTGCGAATATTTCGCGCATATTGAGTGCCAAGATTTTGCCGTGCCCGATTGCACCGAGAACGCCACATATGTGCCCGGCAAGGAGCTGCTTAATGTGAAGCACCAG CACCACTGGCGAGAGGGCAATCTTCCATCAACGTCCAAATGCGCCTACTGCAAGAAAACCTGTTGGTCCTCGGAATGTCTCACTG GCTATCGCTGCGAGTGGTGTGGCATGACGACCCATGCCGGATGTCGCGTGTACCTGCCAACCGAATGTAATTTTGGTATTCTACAACCTATCTACTTACCTCCGCACTCAGTCTCGATTCCGCGCACCGAGGTGCCCATCGAGGCCATCATCGGCGTCCAGGTCAAGTCGAAGACGACGCTCGTGCGTGACTACTCGTGTC CACGGAGCATATCCGAGGAGTTCAGCAGCGGCGACACTCCGCGATTCAAGGACGAGGAATCGGCCAGCAAAACCGAGTCGGGTCATGGGCCAAGCAGCGGAGGTTGTGGCGCCAGCGGAGGAACTGGTGGCGGATCTGGGGGAGCAGGCGGCTCGTCCACTGCTGGGGCATCAACTGGAGGTGGGTCCACTGGCCACTACAGACCCGAATCCGGCGGCCACAAGTCGGACAAGTCGGAGAAGGATCGCGAGAAGAAGGAAAAAGAGCGCGAGGAAAAGGATATAG AGATGATCAAGGTCTTTGATGGCAATAACTCATTCCGACGCCAGCAGTACCGGGTGATCATCGTACAACGCACATACACGCTGGAGCAGCTGCTGACCACCGCCCTGCGGGCATTCCACATCACCCGCGACCCGCAGGCCTTCTATCTGACCGACCTATACGCCCCCGCCGGCATGGAGGATGCTCCCCTGCTTGACCCCACGCCCGTGCTCAATCTGACGCACCTGGAGGGCAAGCGACCGGCTATGTACCTGCGGTTCCACGATCGCGATCGTGGCCATGTCCGCGTCTATCCCGGCAAGCTGCAGTGCTCGATGCTGGAGGATCCCTATGTCAGTGTTCCTGTAGATAATAGCACCGTTATTAAGGATTTGATTCGCGATGCCCTGGACAAGTTCGGGTTGCAGGATAACCAGATACAGGACTACAG GTGTTCGGAGGTACTACTAGATCGTGGTGTCACTGAACGCATCCTGTCGTGGAACGAACGGCCCTGGGATATTATGAAGCAGCTGGGCAAGGACTCGATTCGCCAAATGGAGCTGATGCGCTTCTACATGCAGCACAAGCAGGATCCGCATGGCCCCAATATCGCGCTATTCGTGGGCAATCTACCCACAGGACTCTCGCAGCGCAACTACGAGCAGATCCTCAACAAGTATGTGACCGACGAGAACAAGTTCACTAGCATTGGACCCATCTACTATGAGTACGGATCCGTGGTGCTTACCTTCGAAGACTCCCAGAAGGCG GTTCGCGCCTTTTACAATCTTCGCGAGACGATCATCGAGGACAAGAAACTTctggtcctgctcctgccGAACATCGAGCCCAGCATGGTGCCCTCCGATGTCCGGCCACTGCTGGTCTTTGTCAACGTCAAGTCCGGCGGCTGCCAGGGCCTGGAGCTGATCTCCAGCTTCAGGAAGCTTTTGAATCCGTATCAGGTCTTCGATTTGGACAATGGGGGTCCTCTTCCAGG TTTGTACGTGTTCCGGCAGATAACCAACTATAAGATCCTGGTTTGTGGAGGCGATGGCACCATCGGATGGGTGCTCCAATGCCTCGATAATGTTGGCCAGGACTCTGAGTGCTCTAGTCCACCTTGCGCCATAGTTCCTTTGGGAACAG GTAACGATTTGGCTCGCGTTTTGTGCTGGGGCTCCGGCTATACCGGCGGCGAGGATCCCTTGAATCTGCTCCGCGACGTTATTGAGGCCGAGGAGATTCGTTTGGACCGCTGGACGGTTGTCTTCCATCCGGAGGACAAGCCCGAGGAGCCGGCCATGAAGGCGCCCTCGCAAACAACCG GTGGTGCCCAAAACGAGGACAACTCGCAGATCTTCGTGATGAATAACTACTTTGGCATCGGCATCGATGCGGATCTCTGCCTGGACTTTCACAATGCCCGCGAGGAGAATCCCAACCAGTTCAACTCCCGGCTGCGCAACAAGGGATACTACGTGAAGATGGGGCTGCGCAAGATTGTCGGCCGCAAGGCGGTCAAGGATCTGCACAAGGAGCTCCGCCTGGAGGTCGATGGCAAGATTGTGGATCTGCCACCAGTCGATGGCATCATTATCTTGAACATACTAAG CTGGGGCAGCGGAGCTAATCCCTGGGGTCCCGACAAGGATGACCACTTCACCACGCCCAACCACTACGATGGAATGCTGGAGGTGGTGGGCGTTACTGGTGTCGTTCACTTGGGTCAAATTCAATCCGGAATCCGTACGGCCATGCGCATAGCTCAG GGTGGCCATATTAAGATACACCTGAACACCGATATGCCCGTTCAGGTGGATGGTGAGCCTTGGATTCAGAGTCCTGGAGACGTGGTCGTCCTCAAGTCGGCCCTCAAG GCCACCATGCTGAAGAAAACGAAGAGTAAGCGCCGCCTCACCGAGCCGCATATCTCGCCGGCGGTCTTGAGTCTGTCTGTggtgcaacagcaacagcagagctCCCcacagtcgcagtcgcagtcgcagtcccaacagcaactgcaacagcagcagcaacaacagcagcagcagcaacagtcgcagcaacagcagctggCCGAGAATGGGGAGAAGGAGTCATCCTTGGCGCTGCCCTCTGGCTTTGGCAGCACCTAG
- the LOC6499818 gene encoding diacylglycerol kinase theta isoform X5, with protein MADGGHSFVKKTFHKPTYCHHCSDLLWGLIQQGYICEVCNFIIHERCVSSVVTPCSGIAPCIIKNPVAHCWSEPTHHKRKFCTVCRKRLDETPAVHCLVCEYFAHIECQDFAVPDCTENATYVPGKELLNVKHQHHWREGNLPSTSKCAYCKKTCWSSECLTGYRCEWCGMTTHAGCRVYLPTECNFGILQPIYLPPHSVSIPRTEVPIEAIIGVQVKSKTTLVRDYSCPRSISEEFSSGDTPRFKDEESASKTESGHGPSSGGCGASGGTGGGSGGAGGSSTAGASTGGGSTGHYRPESGGHKSDKSEKDREKKEKEREEKDIEMIKVFDGNNSFRRQQYRVIIVQRTYTLEQLLTTALRAFHITRDPQAFYLTDLYAPAGMEDAPLLDPTPVLNLTHLEGKRPAMYLRFHDRDRGHVRVYPGKLQCSMLEDPYVSVPVDNSTVIKDLIRDALDKFGLQDNQIQDYRCSEVLLDRGVTERILSWNERPWDIMKQLGKDSIRQMELMRFYMQHKQDPHGPNIALFVGNLPTGLSQRNYEQILNKYVTDENKFTSIGPIYYEYGSVVLTFEDSQKAVRAFYNLRETIIEDKKLLVLLLPNIEPSMVPSDVRPLLVFVNVKSGGCQGLELISSFRKLLNPYQVFDLDNGGPLPGLYVFRQITNYKILVCGGDGTIGWVLQCLDNVGQDSECSSPPCAIVPLGTGNDLARVLCWGSGYTGGEDPLNLLRDVIEAEEIRLDRWTVVFHPEDKPEEPAMKAPSQTTGKKKKAHQAHLSQSQSQQTNQHHQLPALTSSDISGGAQNEDNSQIFVMNNYFGIGIDADLCLDFHNAREENPNQFNSRLRNKGYYVKMGLRKIVGRKAVKDLHKELRLEVDGKIVDLPPVDGIIILNILSWGSGANPWGPDKDDHFTTPNHYDGMLEVVGVTGVVHLGQIQSGIRTAMRIAQGGHIKIHLNTDMPVQVDGEPWIQSPGDVVVLKSALKATMLKKTKSKRRLTEPHISPAVLSLSVVQQQQQSSPQSQSQSQSQQQLQQQQQQQQQQQQSQQQQLAENGEKESSLALPSGFGST; from the exons ATGGCGGATGGTGGGCATTCATTCGTAAAGAAGACGTTTCATAAGCCAACATACTGTCACCACTGCTCGGATCTGCTCTGGGGCCTCATCCAGCAGGGATATATCTGCGAGG TTTGCAACTTTATCATCCACGAACGATGTGTCAGCAGCGTGGTAACGCCCTGTTCCGGCATTGCTCCATGCATTATAAAG AATCCCGTTGCCCATTGTTGGTCCGAGCCAACTCATCACAAGAGAAAATTCTGCACAGTTTGCCGTAAGCGATTGGATGAAACGCCAGCGGTGCATTGTTTAG TCTGCGAATATTTCGCGCATATTGAGTGCCAAGATTTTGCCGTGCCCGATTGCACCGAGAACGCCACATATGTGCCCGGCAAGGAGCTGCTTAATGTGAAGCACCAG CACCACTGGCGAGAGGGCAATCTTCCATCAACGTCCAAATGCGCCTACTGCAAGAAAACCTGTTGGTCCTCGGAATGTCTCACTG GCTATCGCTGCGAGTGGTGTGGCATGACGACCCATGCCGGATGTCGCGTGTACCTGCCAACCGAATGTAATTTTGGTATTCTACAACCTATCTACTTACCTCCGCACTCAGTCTCGATTCCGCGCACCGAGGTGCCCATCGAGGCCATCATCGGCGTCCAGGTCAAGTCGAAGACGACGCTCGTGCGTGACTACTCGTGTC CACGGAGCATATCCGAGGAGTTCAGCAGCGGCGACACTCCGCGATTCAAGGACGAGGAATCGGCCAGCAAAACCGAGTCGGGTCATGGGCCAAGCAGCGGAGGTTGTGGCGCCAGCGGAGGAACTGGTGGCGGATCTGGGGGAGCAGGCGGCTCGTCCACTGCTGGGGCATCAACTGGAGGTGGGTCCACTGGCCACTACAGACCCGAATCCGGCGGCCACAAGTCGGACAAGTCGGAGAAGGATCGCGAGAAGAAGGAAAAAGAGCGCGAGGAAAAGGATATAG AGATGATCAAGGTCTTTGATGGCAATAACTCATTCCGACGCCAGCAGTACCGGGTGATCATCGTACAACGCACATACACGCTGGAGCAGCTGCTGACCACCGCCCTGCGGGCATTCCACATCACCCGCGACCCGCAGGCCTTCTATCTGACCGACCTATACGCCCCCGCCGGCATGGAGGATGCTCCCCTGCTTGACCCCACGCCCGTGCTCAATCTGACGCACCTGGAGGGCAAGCGACCGGCTATGTACCTGCGGTTCCACGATCGCGATCGTGGCCATGTCCGCGTCTATCCCGGCAAGCTGCAGTGCTCGATGCTGGAGGATCCCTATGTCAGTGTTCCTGTAGATAATAGCACCGTTATTAAGGATTTGATTCGCGATGCCCTGGACAAGTTCGGGTTGCAGGATAACCAGATACAGGACTACAG GTGTTCGGAGGTACTACTAGATCGTGGTGTCACTGAACGCATCCTGTCGTGGAACGAACGGCCCTGGGATATTATGAAGCAGCTGGGCAAGGACTCGATTCGCCAAATGGAGCTGATGCGCTTCTACATGCAGCACAAGCAGGATCCGCATGGCCCCAATATCGCGCTATTCGTGGGCAATCTACCCACAGGACTCTCGCAGCGCAACTACGAGCAGATCCTCAACAAGTATGTGACCGACGAGAACAAGTTCACTAGCATTGGACCCATCTACTATGAGTACGGATCCGTGGTGCTTACCTTCGAAGACTCCCAGAAGGCG GTTCGCGCCTTTTACAATCTTCGCGAGACGATCATCGAGGACAAGAAACTTctggtcctgctcctgccGAACATCGAGCCCAGCATGGTGCCCTCCGATGTCCGGCCACTGCTGGTCTTTGTCAACGTCAAGTCCGGCGGCTGCCAGGGCCTGGAGCTGATCTCCAGCTTCAGGAAGCTTTTGAATCCGTATCAGGTCTTCGATTTGGACAATGGGGGTCCTCTTCCAGG TTTGTACGTGTTCCGGCAGATAACCAACTATAAGATCCTGGTTTGTGGAGGCGATGGCACCATCGGATGGGTGCTCCAATGCCTCGATAATGTTGGCCAGGACTCTGAGTGCTCTAGTCCACCTTGCGCCATAGTTCCTTTGGGAACAG GTAACGATTTGGCTCGCGTTTTGTGCTGGGGCTCCGGCTATACCGGCGGCGAGGATCCCTTGAATCTGCTCCGCGACGTTATTGAGGCCGAGGAGATTCGTTTGGACCGCTGGACGGTTGTCTTCCATCCGGAGGACAAGCCCGAGGAGCCGGCCATGAAGGCGCCCTCGCAAACAACCGGTAAGAAGAAGAAGGCACACCAAGCACACCTATCGCAATCGCAATCGCAACAAACCAATCAGCATCATCAATTACCGGCTCTGACATCGAGTGATATATCAG GTGGTGCCCAAAACGAGGACAACTCGCAGATCTTCGTGATGAATAACTACTTTGGCATCGGCATCGATGCGGATCTCTGCCTGGACTTTCACAATGCCCGCGAGGAGAATCCCAACCAGTTCAACTCCCGGCTGCGCAACAAGGGATACTACGTGAAGATGGGGCTGCGCAAGATTGTCGGCCGCAAGGCGGTCAAGGATCTGCACAAGGAGCTCCGCCTGGAGGTCGATGGCAAGATTGTGGATCTGCCACCAGTCGATGGCATCATTATCTTGAACATACTAAG CTGGGGCAGCGGAGCTAATCCCTGGGGTCCCGACAAGGATGACCACTTCACCACGCCCAACCACTACGATGGAATGCTGGAGGTGGTGGGCGTTACTGGTGTCGTTCACTTGGGTCAAATTCAATCCGGAATCCGTACGGCCATGCGCATAGCTCAG GGTGGCCATATTAAGATACACCTGAACACCGATATGCCCGTTCAGGTGGATGGTGAGCCTTGGATTCAGAGTCCTGGAGACGTGGTCGTCCTCAAGTCGGCCCTCAAG GCCACCATGCTGAAGAAAACGAAGAGTAAGCGCCGCCTCACCGAGCCGCATATCTCGCCGGCGGTCTTGAGTCTGTCTGTggtgcaacagcaacagcagagctCCCcacagtcgcagtcgcagtcgcagtcccaacagcaactgcaacagcagcagcaacaacagcagcagcagcaacagtcgcagcaacagcagctggCCGAGAATGGGGAGAAGGAGTCATCCTTGGCGCTGCCCTCTGGCTTTGGCAGCACCTAG